In Populus nigra chromosome 10, ddPopNigr1.1, whole genome shotgun sequence, the following proteins share a genomic window:
- the LOC133704340 gene encoding VAN3-binding protein-like isoform X2, whose amino-acid sequence MDKPVTELWRPDPVFRPPETPREPMEFLSRSWSVSALEVSKVLAPQMVFSSKTIPCGAGGMIQEDIIGELEEGCATVSGNPFSFASSETSQMVLERIMSQSEVSPRTSGRLSHSSGPLNGSLTDSPPVSPSEMDDVKFCRPNNPPNIQFRPPAVTPGGNALTVTAAGGGGKTVGRWLKDRREKKKEEVRTHNAQLHAAISVAGVAAAVAASAAATAATSGAGKDEQMAKTDMAVASAATLVAAQCVEAAEAMGAEREHLASVVNSAVNVRSAGDIMTLTAAAATALRGAATLKARALKEVWNIAAVIPVDKGVGVGVGNGSNGSSNGSFSGELVPEENFLGICSRELLARGCELLKRTRKGDLHWKIVSVYVNKMNQVMLKMKSKHVAGTITKKKKNVVIEVIKNMPSWPGRHLLERGEQRRYFGLKTLQRGVIEFECSNQKEYDLWTQGVARLLTIAAEKGNRHRMRV is encoded by the exons ATGGACAAACCCGTAACAGAGCTATGGCGACCCGACCCGGTTTTCCGGCCACCGGAAACACCACGTGAGCCCATGGAATTTCTTTCACGTTCATGGAGTGTGTCAGCTTTAGAGGTATCAAAAGTCTTGGCCCCACAAATGGTCTTCTCTAGCAAGACCATCCCATGCGGTGCTGGTGGTATGATACAGGAGGATATTATTGGAGAGTTAGAAGAGGGTTGTGCTACCGTTTCTGgaaaccctttttcttttgcttcctcCGAGACATCCCAGATGGTCTTGGAGAGAATCATGTCACAGTCG GAGGTATCTCCACGCACTTCAGGCCGACTCTCTCACAGCAGTGGACCTCTCAATGGGTCCTTAACGGACAGTCCTCCTGTCTCTCCATCTGAGATGGACGATGTCAAG TTTTGCCGACCCAACAATCCGCCTAATATACAGTTCCGTCCACCTGCGGTCACTCCTGGTGGTAATGCCCTCACAGTAACCGCTGCCGGTGGTGGTGGTAAGACTGTTGGTAGGTGGTTGAAGGAcaggagagagaagaaaaaggaggaGGTGCGGACCCACAACGCGCAGCTTCATGCTGCAATATCTGTGGCAGGGGTCGCTGCTGCTGTCGCTGCAAGTGCTGCTGCAACAGCTGCCACTTCGGGGGCTGGGAAAGATGAGCAAATGGCAAAGACTGACATGGCGGTGGCATCCGCTGCTACATTGGTGGCCGCGCAATGTGTGGAGGCAGCAGAGGCCATGGGGGCAGAGCGTGAGCACCTTGCATCTGTTGTGAATTCTGCTGTGAATGTGCGTTCTGCAGGTGATATCATGACATtaactgctgctgctgcaactG CATTACGTGGTGCAGCAACGTTGAAAGCGAGGGCATTGAAGGAAGTCTGGAATATTGCAGCGGTCATTCCAGTGGATAAAGGAGTAGGGGTGGGTGTTGGAAATGGCAGTAATGGTAGTTCTAATGGTAGTTTCAGTGGTGAACTTGTGCCTGAAGAGAATTTCCTGGGCATCTGCAGCAGGGAATTGCTTGCCAGAGGTTGTGAGCTCCTCAAGCGCACTCGCAAAG GTGACCTTCACTGGAAGATAGTTTCTGTTTATGTCAACAAAATGAATCAG GTTATGTTGAAGATGAAGAGCAAACATGTCGCTGGGAccattacaaaaaagaaaaaga ATGTGGTGATTGAGGTGATAAAAAATATGCCCTCCTGGCCAGGCCGCCACTTGCTAGAGAGAGGTGAGCAGAGGCGGTATTTCGGTTTGAAGACTTTGCAACGGGGAGTTATCGAATTTGAGTGCTCGAACCAGAAGGAATATGATCTCTGGACTCAAGGCGTCGCAAGACTTCTCACCATTGCAGCAGAAAAGGGCAACAGACATAGAATGCGAGTGTGA
- the LOC133704340 gene encoding VAN3-binding protein-like isoform X1, with protein MDKPVTELWRPDPVFRPPETPREPMEFLSRSWSVSALEVSKVLAPQMVFSSKTIPCGAGGMIQEDIIGELEEGCATVSGNPFSFASSETSQMVLERIMSQSQEVSPRTSGRLSHSSGPLNGSLTDSPPVSPSEMDDVKFCRPNNPPNIQFRPPAVTPGGNALTVTAAGGGGKTVGRWLKDRREKKKEEVRTHNAQLHAAISVAGVAAAVAASAAATAATSGAGKDEQMAKTDMAVASAATLVAAQCVEAAEAMGAEREHLASVVNSAVNVRSAGDIMTLTAAAATALRGAATLKARALKEVWNIAAVIPVDKGVGVGVGNGSNGSSNGSFSGELVPEENFLGICSRELLARGCELLKRTRKGDLHWKIVSVYVNKMNQVMLKMKSKHVAGTITKKKKNVVIEVIKNMPSWPGRHLLERGEQRRYFGLKTLQRGVIEFECSNQKEYDLWTQGVARLLTIAAEKGNRHRMRV; from the exons ATGGACAAACCCGTAACAGAGCTATGGCGACCCGACCCGGTTTTCCGGCCACCGGAAACACCACGTGAGCCCATGGAATTTCTTTCACGTTCATGGAGTGTGTCAGCTTTAGAGGTATCAAAAGTCTTGGCCCCACAAATGGTCTTCTCTAGCAAGACCATCCCATGCGGTGCTGGTGGTATGATACAGGAGGATATTATTGGAGAGTTAGAAGAGGGTTGTGCTACCGTTTCTGgaaaccctttttcttttgcttcctcCGAGACATCCCAGATGGTCTTGGAGAGAATCATGTCACAGTCG CAGGAGGTATCTCCACGCACTTCAGGCCGACTCTCTCACAGCAGTGGACCTCTCAATGGGTCCTTAACGGACAGTCCTCCTGTCTCTCCATCTGAGATGGACGATGTCAAG TTTTGCCGACCCAACAATCCGCCTAATATACAGTTCCGTCCACCTGCGGTCACTCCTGGTGGTAATGCCCTCACAGTAACCGCTGCCGGTGGTGGTGGTAAGACTGTTGGTAGGTGGTTGAAGGAcaggagagagaagaaaaaggaggaGGTGCGGACCCACAACGCGCAGCTTCATGCTGCAATATCTGTGGCAGGGGTCGCTGCTGCTGTCGCTGCAAGTGCTGCTGCAACAGCTGCCACTTCGGGGGCTGGGAAAGATGAGCAAATGGCAAAGACTGACATGGCGGTGGCATCCGCTGCTACATTGGTGGCCGCGCAATGTGTGGAGGCAGCAGAGGCCATGGGGGCAGAGCGTGAGCACCTTGCATCTGTTGTGAATTCTGCTGTGAATGTGCGTTCTGCAGGTGATATCATGACATtaactgctgctgctgcaactG CATTACGTGGTGCAGCAACGTTGAAAGCGAGGGCATTGAAGGAAGTCTGGAATATTGCAGCGGTCATTCCAGTGGATAAAGGAGTAGGGGTGGGTGTTGGAAATGGCAGTAATGGTAGTTCTAATGGTAGTTTCAGTGGTGAACTTGTGCCTGAAGAGAATTTCCTGGGCATCTGCAGCAGGGAATTGCTTGCCAGAGGTTGTGAGCTCCTCAAGCGCACTCGCAAAG GTGACCTTCACTGGAAGATAGTTTCTGTTTATGTCAACAAAATGAATCAG GTTATGTTGAAGATGAAGAGCAAACATGTCGCTGGGAccattacaaaaaagaaaaaga ATGTGGTGATTGAGGTGATAAAAAATATGCCCTCCTGGCCAGGCCGCCACTTGCTAGAGAGAGGTGAGCAGAGGCGGTATTTCGGTTTGAAGACTTTGCAACGGGGAGTTATCGAATTTGAGTGCTCGAACCAGAAGGAATATGATCTCTGGACTCAAGGCGTCGCAAGACTTCTCACCATTGCAGCAGAAAAGGGCAACAGACATAGAATGCGAGTGTGA